The genomic region GCTCGTACCGCCACCGGTGGGGACCGATGTGCCGCCAGGCGATGAGCCGGTTCGGTTCGAACTCCACCACCCGGTTGGTCATCCGGTAGGAGACCCCGAACATGCGCATGTCCATGCCGAACTCCGAGCCGTGCTCCAGGCGGTCGGGGCCGGACACGGCGTGCCGGACCGTGCCCGACCCGTCGAACTCGCTGTGCCGGGACGGTGTGGCGATGATGTCGAAGATCCGCTCCGCGGGGGCGTCGATGACGATGCTCCGCGAGACCCTGTGTGTACCCATACCGCGATGATGCCAGCGCCCTGGGCCGTCCCCGCGTGCACCCCCGCGCGGCGCGCCCCCGGTCAGCCCCGGACCGCGTGCCGCTCCACGCCCGCCAGGGCGCCCTCGCGGGAGACGTGCAGGACCCAGAACGACCCCTTGCGCAGCCCGGACTGCTGGGTGTTCGGCGCGCCGAGCCAGCCCAGCGCCTCCGCCATCAGCTGCGGGACGAGTTCACCGTGCGTGCACAGCACCGTCGGGACGCCCTCGACGAGCAGGGAGCGGAACGCGGCCCGCGCCTCGTCGGCGTCGTAGGTGCCGTTCCACACCGTCACGGCCCGCTCGGTGCGCATGGGGACGTCGCACTCCAGCGAATAGGGCAGCATCGACTCGGTGCACCGCGCCGCCGCGGACGAGACCACACGGGGCCGCCCGTAGGCGCTCAGCACGCGAGGCAGGGCCAGCGCGTCGGCACGCCCGGTCTCGTCCAGCGGGCGCAGCACGTCGTTGTCGGTCCAGGTCCGCTTCTCCCCCGCCGACAGGTGCCGGAGCAGGATGAGAGGGAAGGTCTGGGGCGGCCCGGCGCGGAAGTTGTCCAGGACGTGGACGTCGTGGTCGTAGGTGAGCCGCTCACGCGCCTCCTCGACCGGGACCCACTCGACGGAGTCGACCTCGTCGTTGGGCTTGTAGTCGATGAAGCCGCCGGGCTCGGCCGGTGTGGCGGCCCACCACTCCACCTGCTTGGGCCACCCGTCCTTGAGGTAGTACTGCGGCGGGAGGCGGCGCCCGAGCACGGGCGTCAGCCCGGTCTCCTCCTGCACCTCGCGGACGGCGCCGATGATCGGGTGCTCGCCGTTCTTGAGCTTGCCCTTGGGCAGGGTCCAGTCGTCGCGCAGCGGCCGACGGATCAGGACGACCTCCGTGCCCCCGTTCACCCCGGGCCGCCACAGGACCGCTCCCCCGGCCCGGATGGGTTCGAGGTAGCCGCCCACCGCGGTGTCCCGGGGCGGGAAGGCGCTGGTCACCTGGATCTCGTCGCCGTCGCTCATCCGCTCTCCACCACTCTCAGGTGGCGGTCGCCTTTCAGCGCGTCCTGCAAGTCCATCAGTCGTCGCCCCTCCTGGTCGTGCGTGTGGCGGGTCCACGAGCCGTCCGGCTCCAGGTGCCACGACGAGGTGCCGTCGGCCATCGCCAGGTCCATGAGACCGACGAGTCGGCGGCACTGCTCGGAGTCGGACACCCGGACGAGTGCCTCCACCCGCCGGTCCAGGTTACGGGGCATGAGGTCGGCGCTGCCCAGCCAGACCTGGGGACGCCATCCGTTGGCGAAGACGAAGACGCGGGAGTGCTCCAGGAAGCGGCCGAGGATGCTGCGCACCCGGATGTGGTCGGAGAGCCCGGGGACGCCCGCGCGCAGGACGCAGCTGCCGCGCACCCACAGGTCGACGTGCACCCCGGCCTGGGAGGCGCGGTAGAGGGCGTCGATGATCTCCTCGTCGACCAGCGAGTTGACCTTGATCCGGATGCGGGCGGGCTCGCCCTTCAGGCTGTTCTCGATCTCGGCGGCGATCTGGGCGAGCAGTCCCTCGCGCAGGGCGGCGGGGGCCACGAGCAGGCGCCGGTAGTGCTTCTTACGGGAGAAGCCGGTGAGGCTGTTGAAGAGGTCGCTGACGTCCTCCCCGACCTCCGCGGCCGCGCTGAACAGGCCGAAGTCCTCGTACACGCGCGCGGTGCTGGGGTTGTAGTTGCCCGTGCCGACGTGGCAGTAGCGGCGCAGGTGGCCGTCGCCGTCCTGGCGGATCACCATGGACAGCTTGCAGTGCGTCTTGAGTCCGACGACCCCGTAGACCACGTGGCAGCCGGCGTCCTCCAGCTTGCGGGCCCACTGGATGTTGTTCTGCTCGTCGAAGCGCGCCTTGACCTCGACCAGGACCACGACCTCCTTGCCCGCCCGGGCGGCCTCGATGAGGGACTCCACGATGGGCGAGTCGCCGCTGGTGCGGTACAGGGTCTGCTTGATCGCCATGACCTTGGGGTCGGTCGCGGCGAGGGCGAGGAAGCGCTCGGTGGTGGTGGCGAAGGACTCGTAGGGGTGGTGGACGAGGATCTCGCGCTCGCGGATGGCGGCGAAGAGGCCGCCGGAGGTCAGGGCGCGGGGCTCGACGGGGACCATCGGCGGGAAGCACAGCTCGGGCCGGTCGGCGTCGGCGATCTGGCCCAGGCCCGCGAGGTTGAGGGGGCCGGGCACCCGGTAGATCTCCTCCTCCTCGGCGCCCAGCTCCTCGGTGAGGATGTTGAGGACCTCGTCGGTGATGGACTGCTCCACCTCCAGCCGCACGAGCGGTCCGAAGCGGCGCCGGAGGAGTTCGTTCTCCAGGGACTGCACGAGGTCGTCGGTCTCGTCCTCGTCCACCTCCAGGTCCGCGTTGCGGGTGACGCGGAAGGCGTGGTGCTCGACGACCTGCATGCCCTCGAAGAGCTGCGGGAGGTGGGCGGCGATGACGTCCTCGACCGGGACGTACCTGGCGTCGCCGCGGGTGCCGAGGTCGATGAAGCGCGGCAGGGAGCTGGGCACCTTGACACGGGCGAACATGCGTCGCTCGTCACGCGGGTCGCGGACGGTGACGGCGAGGTTGAGCGAGCGGCCGGAGATGTAGGGGAACGGATGGGCCGAGTCGACGGCGAAGGGGGTCACCAGCGGGTAGATGGACCGGCGGAAGTAGCCGTGCAGGTACTCGCGCTCGGACTCCTCCAGCTCGTTCCAGCGCAGGATGCGGATGCCGACCTCGCGCAGCGCGGGGGCGACGCTGTTCTCGAAGCAGGCGCTCTGCCGGATCATCAGCTCGTGTGTGAACGTGGAGATCCGCTCCAGCAGCACCCGGGGGTGGTGTCCGCTCGCGGAGGCCACGGCCAGCCCGGTCGCCAGGCGCCGCTTGAGGCCGGCGACCCGCACCATGAAGAACTCGTCGAGGTTGCTGGAGAAGATCGACAGGAACCGTGCGCGCTCCAGCAGCGGGATGTCCTCGTCCTCGGCGAGTTCGAGAACGCGCTGGTTGAAGCGAAGCCATCCCTCCTCGCGGTCCATGAAGCGGTCGGCGGGAAACTCGGCGGCGGCGGGTGCCGCGGGCGTAGGCGCTGATTCCGTGCTCACAGTGGGCAGACTCCCCCTCTTTCATGACCGCACGGTGACAACCCCATGAGGGGGAAATGACCGCAACACGACTGCTATGAACCATCTCTACCCATCTCACCCCCCATGCGCCTTCCGGACCGGCATTGTTTTCACAGGTTTCACACGTTCCGGGGCAGACCGAGCGGGGCGACGCGGCCGGGACACACACGTCGGAGCGCCATCGCGGCGGGCGCGGTCGGCGCGGGCGGAAGGGCGCGGGAACGGGACGGGCGGGCGGGGTGCGGGGGTCGCGGTTCGACGGTCGGTGGCGGGGCGGGGCGGGGCGGGGTCAGGCGAGGATGCCGAAGTCGAGGTCCGGGGGCATGAGCACGATGAACATGCCGATGCGGATGATGACGTTGATCCAGATGTTGCGGAAGCAGGACCAGAGGTAGCCGTACAGCAGGCCGACCGGACCGTAGCTCAGCAGCGAGAGGGCGAAGAGATGGCCGTAGCCGGTGTCGGGCAGTTGCGAGACCTCGTCGAAGGGCTGGGCGAAGGCGTAGGCGAGCGCGAAGACCAGCGTCGTGGCGACGATCCCGCCCCAGCGCCCCAGGAGGACCTCCAGACGAGTCTGGAGCATGGCCCGGTAGAAGATCTCCTCGCACACGGCGATCAGCGCGAACGCCAGCACGAATCCGATCAGGCCCAGGCTGAGCGGCGGCAGGCCGACATCGGGTATGACGGCGTAGCCGGCCAGGATCAGGACCACGGCGGCGGGGATCAGGCCCAGCCACCGCCACGGCGTGTTCACCTTCAGGGCGACGGCGGGCATGGCGGTGCCCTTGCCGTCCACCGTGATCCCCGACCGGTCCATCACCAGGATGGGCAGCGTGAACAGGAACAGCAGCCGGGAGACGAGGGACGCGGACATGTTCAGGTCCGCCCCGGTGTGGGCGCCGTAGAGCTGGAACAGCCGGGACAGCAGGACCATCAGCAGCACGAAGCAGCAGAGGAACACCCCGAGCCACGTGAGTTCCCGGGTGAGCGGGTGCCCGTCCAGCGCCTGTCGGACGCGCTGGTCCAGGCGGCCCCGGTCACCGAAGCCGCCGACCACCGCCCAGGCCATGACGCCGCCGATCAGCATCGGCGCCCAGATCACGAACAGCAGGAACGTGGTGCCCTCGGCGACGTCGGCACGCAGCACCGGCTGGAAGGCGATCGGCAGGGCGATGATGAGCGCGGCCACCGAGAGACCCACGACGAGCCCCCATCTTCGCACCATGGTCACAAGCGTCCCCCCTGTCTCAGAACACTCATTCTGCCCAAGGGGAAACTAAAAGCTACGCAATGACTACGGTATGTCGTCAGTGCAGTTCGGGAGGCTTCAAAACACGAAACCCCGCGTACCGGAAGAACCGGTACGCGGGGTCGGTGCGCGGCGCAGGGTCAGTCGCCGTTGTCCAGGACCGATCGGAGGAAGGACTTGGTCCGCTCCTCCTGGGGGTCGCCGAAGATCTGGTCCGGCGGGCCCGCCTCGGCGATCCGGCCGTGGTCGAACATCAGGACGCGGTGGGACACGTCCCGCGCGAAGCCCATCTCGTGGGTCACGCACAGCATCGTGATGTCGGTCGTCTCCGCGATCTCGCGCAGCACGTCGAGGACACCGGCCACCAGCTCCGGGTCCAGGGCCGAGGTGACCTCGTCCAGGAGCAGGATCTCCGGCTGCATCGCCAGCGCGCGGGCGATCGCCACGCGCTGCTGCTGGCCGCCGGAGAGCTGCGTCGGGTGGGCGTCGATCTTCTCGCCGAGGCCGACCAGGTCCAGCAGCTCGCCCGCGCGCTCGTTGGCCTCGTCCTTGGGCGTGCCCAGGACGTGGATGGGCGCCTCGGTGATGTTCTGCCGCACGGTCATGTTCGGGAACAGGTTGAACTGCTGGAACACCATGCCCACGCGTTTGCGCTTGGCGCGCAGGTAGCTCTCGCTGGCGGGCACCAGGGCGGAGCCGCGGGACATGTGGCTGAACGGCTCGCCGTCCACCCAGATGTGCCCCTCGGTGACCTTCTCCAGGGTCATCAGGAGCCGCAGGATGGTCGTCTTGCCCGAACCGCTCGGTCCGATGAGCGTGACGCGCTCTCCCGGGTCGACCTGGAAGTCCAGGTGGTCGAGCACGGTCAGGTCGCCGAAGCGCTTGACCACCTGGTCGAAGACGATCAGCGGCTGGCCCTCGACGCCCTGTGGTCCATCGTGCAGTGGGGTCTCAGACGGCGGCATAGCGTCGCTCCAGTCGTCGGATCAGGATCGCGGAAGGGATGCTCACGATGAGGAAGAGGAAGCCGACCAGGGTGTACATCTCCACCACCCTGAAGTTCGCCGCGCCGAGTCGCTGCGCCTGGGTGAGCAGCTCGGCCACACCGATCGCGAACAGCAGGGGTGTGTCCTTGAACATCGCGATCAGGTAGTTGCCCAGGGCCGGGATCACCTTGCGGATGGCCTGGGGCAGCACGATCGCCCCCCAGGTCCGCCGCGCGGGCAGGCTCAGCGCCCGTGCCGCCTCCCACTGGCCCTTGGCCACACCCTCGATGCCCGAGCGGTACACCTCGGCCGTGTAGGCGGAGTAGTGGACGCCCAGCACCACGACACCGATCGTCATCGCGGAGACGGTGCTCGGGGCGAGGAGGAAGACGAAGACCAGCTGGACGAGCAGGGGCGTGGTGCGGATGAACTCCATCACGCCGTGGACGACGCCGCCCGCGTAGGGCACGCGCCGGACCATGGCAATGGCCAGACCGAGCGTGAGCGCGATGAGGTAGCCCATGACGGTGGCCTGGACGGTGATCCACAGGCCCTCCAGGAGGTCGGGCATGACCTCCAGGGTGAACTCGAAATCCCACATCTAGCCCACCCCCGCGCTTCCGCCACCGATGGCCGGATGCTTGAGCAGGGCCTTCAGCCCGGTGTCGCCGGCTTGTGTCCGGCCGAGCTTGCGGTTGGCACGGCGTTCGAGCACTCGCATGCCGGTGATCAGCACCTGCGCCATCAGGTAGTAGAGGATGAGGGCGCCGGTGAACGCCACGATGGTCTCACCGGTGCCCTGGCGCATCTGCTGCGCCACAGCGGTCAGGTCGGCCACCCCGATGAGGTAGGCGACGGCGGTGGCCTTCATCAGCTCGATGACCAGGTTGCCGAAGGTGGGCAGCATCTGGGCCCAGGCCTGCGGCAGCACCACCAGGCGCGTGCGCTGGAACCAGGACATGTTCAGTGCGACCGTCGCCTCGACCTGCGCCTTGGGCACGGCGTTGATCGCCGCCCGGACGACCTCGGCGCCGTAGGCGCCGACGTTCAGGCCCAGGGCGACGATCGCGGCGAACCTGTTCTCCAGCTGGAAGCCCGTCATCAGCGGCAGCGCGAAGGCCATCCAGAACATCAGCACCAGGGCGGCGATCCCCCGGAAGACCTCCACGTAGACCGTGGCCACGGCCCTCGGCAGCCAGTGCTTCATGCTGCCGAGGGTGCCGAAGACCATGGCCAGGACGAAGGCCATGGCGCAGCCGCCGATGGTGAGCTGGATGGTGACCCACGCGCCGTCGAGATAGAGCGGAAGCCGCTCGATCAGGAACTCCACGGCTGGATCAGCCCTCGCAGAGCTGGGCGGTGGTGGTCTCGTCAGGCAGGTCGGCCTCCGTGAAGCCCCACTCCTCGCCCAGTTCGAGCAGGCGGCCGCTCTCCTTGAACTCGGCGATCACGCGGTTGACCTCCTCCACGAGCTCGGTGTCCTCCTGGCGGAAGGCCAGGCCGCCCCAGCCGCGCTCCTCCTTCCCGTCGATCTCGGGGAAGAAGGGCTCGGTGACCTCGAAGGGGCCGCCCCGGTCCCGGAGCAGGTAGGTGTGCGACACGCTCAGCATGGACATCGCGTCGGCACGGCCGGACTCCAGCAGCTCGTACCCGGCGGTCTGGTTGGAGATGAGCTCCATCTGGTCCTCGGAGACACCGAAGTGCTCGGCGTAGGTCTGCTCGACCGAGCCGTTGAGGACCGCCAGGACGAGGTCGGGGTTGTCCGCGAAGTCCGTGAAGTGCTGGATGTTCTCCGGGTTCCCCTCCTGCACCATGAACGCCTCGGGCGAGGTGGCGGTGGGCTCGGAGAAGGCGACCTGCTCGCAGCGCTCCGGTGTGATGAACATGCCGGCCGCGATGACGTCGAACCGGTTGGCCTGAAGACCGGGGATCAGACCGTCCCAGGCGACCGGCGAGGCCTGGATCTCGGGAACGCCCAGCTCCTCGAAGACGGCCTGGGCGACGGCCGGCGACTGCCCGGCCGGCTCACCCGATCCGTCGATGAAGCCGAACGGGATCTCATTGGCCAGTCCGACCGCGACGAAGCCCTGCTCGCGCAGGCTTTCCAGAAGGCTCGGCCCGCCTTCCTCCCCGCCTCCGTCGTCGACCCGGCTACAGGCGGCGAGGCCGGCCGTGGCGAGCCCCACTCCACCCAGTCGGAGTGCGTCTCGGCGGCCCCAGGTTCCTCGCTTGACCGCTGGTACCTGCTTCTTCACGACTGCTCCTCGAAAAAACTCGCGGGAGCGGCGTCATTGCCCGAGGTCGGGGCGACGACGCCGCGCATTCGGATGGTGGGACGCCGGATGCCGGCGAACCGCGGCGCGGTGCCGCGGGTGCCGTCCGTCGACCGGAACACGGGCCGGCGGCACTGGTACGGGGTGTCCCTCCCCTACCGCATCCTGCGCTAACAGGACATGTTTGGTCCGTTATGCACTGGTTATGCATGGCTGACCATCGAGTAACCCCCCGTTTGCCCAGCTCCACGCGCACCACCTGCACCTTGTGACCCTGGGTTCCGCCCTTCGTCACCCTGGGGTCCGTGACCCCGGACACACGGGTGACGGACAAGGCATGCCTACCCCGCCCACCGCCGACCAGTCGCCACGCCACGCACAAGGGCCGGGCCGACACCCTCGGTGTCGGCCCGGCCCCGGTCGAGCACCGGTCAGGCGACCGGCGACTCCTGGTCTGCGGGCTCCTCGACGATGAGCGGGTAGACACCGTTCTCGTCGTGGACCTCGCGCCCGGTCACGGGCGGGTTGAACACGCACAGCACGCGGAAGTCCGTCTTCGGGCGGACCGTGTGCTTTTCGTGACCGTTGAGCAGGTAGAGCGTGCCCGGGGTGATGATGTGCTTCTCCCCGGTCTCCTCGTTGGTCAGCTCGGCCTCACCCTCGATGCAGTGCACGAGCTCGATGTGGTTGGCGTACCACATCGTCGTCTCGGTGCCCGCGTAGAGGACGGTCTCGTGGAAGGAGAACCCCACGCCCTCCTTGGCGAGGACGACCCGACGGCTGCGCCAGTTTCCGTGCCTGATGTCGCGCTCGGTGTCATTGACCTCGTCCAGGCTGCGAACGATCACTGCTGTCTCCTTCTGCGCGGGTGTGCGCCGTCAGTCCGTAACTTTGCTGGTGTAACACGGGGAGGGGCCGATCGGCATCCCGTGGTCCACGGTGTGCCGACCGGCCCCGCCACCCGAGGGTGGAGCCGTCCCCGCTGGTACTAGGCGGGCTGTGACGCCTTGACGGCCGCACGCGCGGCGTCCGCCATGATGTCCAGTCCGGCCGTGAGCTCCTCCTCGGTCGCGGTCAGCGGCGGCAGGAGCTTGGCGACCTCGTCCTCGGGACCGGAGGTCTCGACGAGCAGCCCGCGGTCGAAGGACTCGGCGGCGAGCCGCTTGGCGATCCCAGTGTCCTCGAAAGCGAGACCGCGCGCGAGTCCGCGGCCGCGGACGTGCGCGCCGACCTCGGGGAACTCCGCCGCCATCTCGCCGAGGCGGGCGGCGACCAGGTCGCCCTTGGCCTTGGTCGCGGCGGCGAACTCGCCGTCGCTCCAGAACTGGCGCAGGGCCTCGGAGCCGGTGACCATGGCGGGGTTGAACCCGCGGAAGGTGCCGTTGTGCTCGCCGGGCTCCCACACGTCCAGCTCGCGCTTGAACAGGGTGAGCGCCATCGGCAGGCCGTAGCCGCTGATCGACTTGGACAGCGTGACGATGTCCGGGGTGATCCCGGCCTCCTCGAAGCTGAAGAAGTCGCCGGTGCGGCCGCAGCCCATCTGGATGTCGTCGACGATCATGAGCATGTCGTACTCGCGGCACACATCGGCCAGGCCGCGCAGCCAGCTCGCGCTCGCGACGTTGATGCCGCCCTCGCCCTGGATCGCCTCGACGATGACGGCGGCGGGCTTGTCCAGGCCGGACCCGCTGTCCTCCAGCAGGGCGCGCAGCCACAGGAAGTCCGGCGTCTGGCCGTCCAGGTACTGGTCGAACGGCATCGTGGCGACGTGGTCCAGCGGAACGCCGGCGCCGCCGCGCTTCATCGAGTTGCCGGTGACGGCCAGGGCGCCCAGGGTCATGCCGTGGAAGCCGTTGGTGAAGTTGATGATGGTCTCGCGACCGGTGTACTTGCGCGCCAGCTTCAATGCGGCCTCGACGGCGTTGTTGCCCGCCGGGCCGGGGAACTGGACCTTGTAGTCCAGGCCGCGCGGTTTGAGGACGATCTCCTCGAAGGTTTTCAGGAAGTCGCGTTTGCCGACGCTGTAGGCATCAAGGCTGTGGACGATGCGGTCGTCGGTCAGATACTCGATGAGCTTGGTCTTCAGCTTCGGGTTGTTGTGCCCGTAGTTGAGGGAGCCCGCCCCGGCGAAGAAGTCGAGATAGGGCTTGCCGGTCTCGTCGTAGACGTGGCTGCCGACGGCCTTGTCGAAGACGACAGGCCAGTTGCGGCAGTATCCGCGGACTTCGGATTCGAGGCGCTGGAAGGTCTCCATCGTGTGTTCCTTGGTTCCTTTCCCCAAGTTCGTGGGCTCGTGGCTTTGACGACGGGGTGGGTCAGGATCGATCGATCCGGTGCGGATGTTCAGTCACGCCCTTGGCTCGGTCGCGGCCCGAACGGGCCGATCCGAACGAGGTCCTCGGGTTCGTGTGGCGTGTCGCCTCCGGCGGGGAAGTGCTCCACGCCGAAGAGCGGACTCCACACGGCCTCGGTACCGCGGTCACGGGCGAACGACGCGAACAGCGCGCGGGATGCGGCGTTGTCCGGTGTAACGGTCGCTTCGAGGTGAGTCATACCCCGTTCGGTGATGCGGTCGCCGATGAAGTCGAGCATCCGGCGGGCCAGCCGCTGTCCGCGGTACGCGGAGTCGACGGCGACCTGCCAGAGGAAGTAGGTGTCCGGGTCGTCGGGACGGACGTAGCCGGTGACGTAGGCCGCGAGACGGCCGTCGGCGTCCCTGGCCACGACACTGCTGTTCGCGAAGTCCCTGCACCAGAGCGTGTAGGCGTACGGGGAGTTGACGTCCATTCCCGTCGCTCCCGCCAGCCGCCACATGTGCGGACCGTCCTCCACGGACGGGTGCGACAGGCGCACGCCTCCATGGCCCGCGGCCCCTGTGGTCTCGGAGCGCTCGGCTCCGGCGTCAGTGTGATCGCGTGCTTGGAGATTCGTTCGTTGATGTGGCACGTCGATCGAACATAGCGAACGAACGTCAATGGGATTTCAGGGAGATTCCGCGCAGATGTTTCGGCCCGCCCGCATCGGGTATGGCTTGTTCATTTAACAGCGGTCCGAGTCTGTGACCTGGGCATTCACGCGGGGCCACAACCCCGCCCGCACAGCGGCTGACGCCGCCCCGATCAGGCGGTTCGGTACCCCCGCCGGGGGCCGCCGGCACCCCCGTGCGCAGGGGTCCGCCGAAGGCGTACCACGGCCGTCAGGGTCAAACATAGAGCCTGAACGAGCAATATTAAGCGTGCGTTAAGTCACATCAACTCGGTGGAAACCTCGCGACATAACGCGCGAACCGGGTCGATCCGCACGTCACGCGGCACATCGCCCCCGCCGCCCGCACCGCCGTGCACTGCGGATCCCCCGCCCCGAGGGCCCTTCCCAGCGTTGCCGACTCGGGAACGGCACATGGCCCTCTGTTGACGCGCGGGTGGGCAGAACGGGTCCAACGACCGCCGACGTCCTTGATGATTCGGAGATTTTGGCGCAGACTCTGTGTAGTACGACCCCATGTAGTACTACACTTGGTCGCATCGCGTCGCCGCAGTCCAGCCGGGTCGATCACCTCTGGCCGGTGACGGGAGCGCGAGCTTCGCTGACCCCGCCGTGGGAGACACGGTGCGGGCCACTGGCCACGGACCACAAGCCACGGATCGGAGGCGCCCGTGAACCGCCTGTACCACGAGAGCGAGGACTGGGTCGAGCAGGGCAACTGCCGTTCGTACGACCCGGAGATCTTCTTTCCGGTGAGCAGCACCGGGATCGGGCGCGTCGACACCGAGCAGGCCGTCGCCGTCTGCCGCAGTTGTACTGTTCGCCAAGAGTGCCTGCGGTGGGCACTGAGGGCCGGAGAGGCGCACGGCGTCTGGGGTGGCACCACCCCCGAGCAGCGCCGCTACATGCGACGTGAACTCGTTCCGGCCTCCTGAGGCGTCGCCCCGGGGCCGTCGGGATCGCGGACGACCGCGCCCGGCGGCCCTTCCGCGTCCGTACCTTGCGACCGGCCATGGCACCGCTTAGGTTCGGTCCCGTGTACCCCTTCGCCCGTCGGGGGCGCTCCGCGCAGGGACGTGCCACCGCCCTCACGTCGCCCGCCACCACCCTCAGAGGACGGCCTTCGGCCGCAGCACCTCCCACTGACGGAGGCCGACGGCCCGGCCCTGCCTTCATCGCGCCGGCGCACGGCCTGCTCCGGCTGGTGCGCACGGCGTTCCTCGCCGGGGCGTGCACCGGTCTGA from Nocardiopsis aegyptia harbors:
- a CDS encoding SRPBCC family protein, which gives rise to MGTHRVSRSIVIDAPAERIFDIIATPSRHSEFDGSGTVRHAVSGPDRLEHGSEFGMDMRMFGVSYRMTNRVVEFEPNRLIAWRHIGPHRWRYELEESPAGGTRVTETFDYSFRFPAYYVLAGMPARNAIGIEQSLLRLKDVAEKAATD
- a CDS encoding NUDIX hydrolase; translated protein: MSDGDEIQVTSAFPPRDTAVGGYLEPIRAGGAVLWRPGVNGGTEVVLIRRPLRDDWTLPKGKLKNGEHPIIGAVREVQEETGLTPVLGRRLPPQYYLKDGWPKQVEWWAATPAEPGGFIDYKPNDEVDSVEWVPVEEARERLTYDHDVHVLDNFRAGPPQTFPLILLRHLSAGEKRTWTDNDVLRPLDETGRADALALPRVLSAYGRPRVVSSAAARCTESMLPYSLECDVPMRTERAVTVWNGTYDADEARAAFRSLLVEGVPTVLCTHGELVPQLMAEALGWLGAPNTQQSGLRKGSFWVLHVSREGALAGVERHAVRG
- a CDS encoding RNA degradosome polyphosphate kinase, giving the protein MSTESAPTPAAPAAAEFPADRFMDREEGWLRFNQRVLELAEDEDIPLLERARFLSIFSSNLDEFFMVRVAGLKRRLATGLAVASASGHHPRVLLERISTFTHELMIRQSACFENSVAPALREVGIRILRWNELEESEREYLHGYFRRSIYPLVTPFAVDSAHPFPYISGRSLNLAVTVRDPRDERRMFARVKVPSSLPRFIDLGTRGDARYVPVEDVIAAHLPQLFEGMQVVEHHAFRVTRNADLEVDEDETDDLVQSLENELLRRRFGPLVRLEVEQSITDEVLNILTEELGAEEEEIYRVPGPLNLAGLGQIADADRPELCFPPMVPVEPRALTSGGLFAAIREREILVHHPYESFATTTERFLALAATDPKVMAIKQTLYRTSGDSPIVESLIEAARAGKEVVVLVEVKARFDEQNNIQWARKLEDAGCHVVYGVVGLKTHCKLSMVIRQDGDGHLRRYCHVGTGNYNPSTARVYEDFGLFSAAAEVGEDVSDLFNSLTGFSRKKHYRRLLVAPAALREGLLAQIAAEIENSLKGEPARIRIKVNSLVDEEIIDALYRASQAGVHVDLWVRGSCVLRAGVPGLSDHIRVRSILGRFLEHSRVFVFANGWRPQVWLGSADLMPRNLDRRVEALVRVSDSEQCRRLVGLMDLAMADGTSSWHLEPDGSWTRHTHDQEGRRLMDLQDALKGDRHLRVVESG
- a CDS encoding CPBP family intramembrane glutamic endopeptidase, which encodes MVRRWGLVVGLSVAALIIALPIAFQPVLRADVAEGTTFLLFVIWAPMLIGGVMAWAVVGGFGDRGRLDQRVRQALDGHPLTRELTWLGVFLCCFVLLMVLLSRLFQLYGAHTGADLNMSASLVSRLLFLFTLPILVMDRSGITVDGKGTAMPAVALKVNTPWRWLGLIPAAVVLILAGYAVIPDVGLPPLSLGLIGFVLAFALIAVCEEIFYRAMLQTRLEVLLGRWGGIVATTLVFALAYAFAQPFDEVSQLPDTGYGHLFALSLLSYGPVGLLYGYLWSCFRNIWINVIIRIGMFIVLMPPDLDFGILA
- the ehuA gene encoding ectoine/hydroxyectoine ABC transporter ATP-binding protein EhuA — protein: MPPSETPLHDGPQGVEGQPLIVFDQVVKRFGDLTVLDHLDFQVDPGERVTLIGPSGSGKTTILRLLMTLEKVTEGHIWVDGEPFSHMSRGSALVPASESYLRAKRKRVGMVFQQFNLFPNMTVRQNITEAPIHVLGTPKDEANERAGELLDLVGLGEKIDAHPTQLSGGQQQRVAIARALAMQPEILLLDEVTSALDPELVAGVLDVLREIAETTDITMLCVTHEMGFARDVSHRVLMFDHGRIAEAGPPDQIFGDPQEERTKSFLRSVLDNGD
- the ehuD gene encoding ectoine/hydroxyectoine ABC transporter permease subunit EhuD, giving the protein MWDFEFTLEVMPDLLEGLWITVQATVMGYLIALTLGLAIAMVRRVPYAGGVVHGVMEFIRTTPLLVQLVFVFLLAPSTVSAMTIGVVVLGVHYSAYTAEVYRSGIEGVAKGQWEAARALSLPARRTWGAIVLPQAIRKVIPALGNYLIAMFKDTPLLFAIGVAELLTQAQRLGAANFRVVEMYTLVGFLFLIVSIPSAILIRRLERRYAAV
- the ehuC gene encoding ectoine/hydroxyectoine ABC transporter permease subunit EhuC — its product is MEFLIERLPLYLDGAWVTIQLTIGGCAMAFVLAMVFGTLGSMKHWLPRAVATVYVEVFRGIAALVLMFWMAFALPLMTGFQLENRFAAIVALGLNVGAYGAEVVRAAINAVPKAQVEATVALNMSWFQRTRLVVLPQAWAQMLPTFGNLVIELMKATAVAYLIGVADLTAVAQQMRQGTGETIVAFTGALILYYLMAQVLITGMRVLERRANRKLGRTQAGDTGLKALLKHPAIGGGSAGVG
- the ehuB gene encoding ectoine/hydroxyectoine ABC transporter substrate-binding protein EhuB; this encodes MGLATAGLAACSRVDDGGGEEGGPSLLESLREQGFVAVGLANEIPFGFIDGSGEPAGQSPAVAQAVFEELGVPEIQASPVAWDGLIPGLQANRFDVIAAGMFITPERCEQVAFSEPTATSPEAFMVQEGNPENIQHFTDFADNPDLVLAVLNGSVEQTYAEHFGVSEDQMELISNQTAGYELLESGRADAMSMLSVSHTYLLRDRGGPFEVTEPFFPEIDGKEERGWGGLAFRQEDTELVEEVNRVIAEFKESGRLLELGEEWGFTEADLPDETTTAQLCEG
- a CDS encoding ectoine synthase, with the translated sequence MIVRSLDEVNDTERDIRHGNWRSRRVVLAKEGVGFSFHETVLYAGTETTMWYANHIELVHCIEGEAELTNEETGEKHIITPGTLYLLNGHEKHTVRPKTDFRVLCVFNPPVTGREVHDENGVYPLIVEEPADQESPVA
- the ectB gene encoding diaminobutyrate--2-oxoglutarate transaminase, with amino-acid sequence METFQRLESEVRGYCRNWPVVFDKAVGSHVYDETGKPYLDFFAGAGSLNYGHNNPKLKTKLIEYLTDDRIVHSLDAYSVGKRDFLKTFEEIVLKPRGLDYKVQFPGPAGNNAVEAALKLARKYTGRETIINFTNGFHGMTLGALAVTGNSMKRGGAGVPLDHVATMPFDQYLDGQTPDFLWLRALLEDSGSGLDKPAAVIVEAIQGEGGINVASASWLRGLADVCREYDMLMIVDDIQMGCGRTGDFFSFEEAGITPDIVTLSKSISGYGLPMALTLFKRELDVWEPGEHNGTFRGFNPAMVTGSEALRQFWSDGEFAAATKAKGDLVAARLGEMAAEFPEVGAHVRGRGLARGLAFEDTGIAKRLAAESFDRGLLVETSGPEDEVAKLLPPLTATEEELTAGLDIMADAARAAVKASQPA